TAGCGGGATCATGGAAAAAGTCTTGTATTTTTCGACTGTGAGCACGCTTTGCTAGTCTGATGGCACGGTTCAAGTTGGCTCTTGCTGTTCTTGCTGTTATTTTGTataattgttttaataaaattacATTCGTAAGATacatatgttgtttgttttcactagTTTGATCTTATGTAtgttaaatgacatttttgggaTGGCAGCCATATTTGTAATATGCAAATTAGAGTGCTATAGTTAGATAGAGTATTCCAATGCTTTTGTAATGCTCAAAAAGCATAAAATAGACACCAATGTTGCCAGAAGACTCAAAAGTTATAGTAAAACAAATTTTCGGGTAATAGCCATCTTGGAAATATGCAAATTAGGGGTCCAGATGAATGCGATCGTGAAGATAAGCATTCCAATGTGTTTCTAATGGTCAAAATACATGAAATAGACAGCACGATTGCATTTGTATCTTATCTTGGGTGCCCTCACTAAAGCATTACAACATGCCCTGAGCTACATCTGGGCCAAATCTGGTGCTTTTAGACTgatttgcattaaaatatccCTATTGGCCCCTCACTGTTGGCCacttttcagaaatgttttttttattgttataagTCAAGTGATAAAACACATAAAGCTACCACTGCTGCAAGGCTATTATATATTTTCTATCTCTAGGGATGTATACCTTGCGAAAAATCACTATGAGCATTAGTCCCCTCAGGTGGTACCAACCAACCCCAGTGGCTCACGGACTAGGTGTAGGGATGACGAATTTTGTAGGCTAccctggaagttagcatcgccctggtaCCCTCGACAAAAAGCTGAAAGGATTTTTCCATTGGTTTTTaaatattgcagaaaataagctctgtggcaaaggcaattttatgatacttacacatttttttcagcGGGATAAtaacagatgaacaccacttttatgattttttgaAGTGGAAATTACatcgctagaagtaaaaagctaatgtgaGGCTGTACACAGACTACACTGCGGCCGCATGACTTAAACATCACCATCACaaagcgtcttactacacaattactatacacgtTAAActgattggatttttttttttgtctattattattacaaattcaatgtgatgaataaattaaatcactgaATTCAGAAACAAATTAACTTTCTTTGGGCATCTCTTATCAAATTCACTGTAACATCCTACATTGTTCATTGTTCAGTGTTCATTAATGCTCTCTCAGATGTTAATTATTGAAGATAATGTCAAGTTGCACAGAAAAGTCTGTGGATTATGTCcatttttgtgaatgtttcCATTAACCTGAATTGGACATGTCTCTTGGTGCAATAGACAGGTCAAATCCAACAAGAGCTGCCAAGTCAGTTTTGGGGTTTAATCTTATATTAAACCATGTTCTCCCAAGGGGTTTATCTTGGACCTGAATGTCAGCTCGTTGGCCAGCTACCCTTCCAGCCGATACCTGCTGCCTTGTCACCAGGTTAGTGAACTCCACATTGAGTTTATTTACATCTGCTCACCTGCCAATTTTTTTATCAGCATGAGTGTGCATCAGGGTCAAGGCCGTGTTATTGCTACAACACAGATTGTTTTTACAGAGTTTTGTGGTCAGTCATGCCTGAAGGAGGGGATGAGAATCTTTCTGCAAAACAGACGCTAACCTTCTTCTTTGCAGTTAGCGTTGACAGTGTCAACAGGGTTGGAAGTAGGACAGTTAAACACAAGGCTGATTCCCCTCTTGGCCTAAATATGACAGACTAGGCTGAGGTTCATGTTTAAGCCACCTAACTGCTAAAGCTGCACACTGCTTCAACATTTCACACTCTGATGGTCCCTGCACTGATCTGGGTCAACAGTAATTTATTTATCAGCCcagattatgattatttttatgcaGTCATTGAAAAGCACCTTGATGATATGACAGAGTGGCTTTAGCTAGATGCACGCTTGAAATTTAAAGGAATTATAAGTTCTCACAAACTGGAAGATTGAGGATCAGGATTAATGATCTGCAAGTGAATAGAACATAACAACATTACAACataactttgttgttgttttagcaCGCACACAAAATGCTGCGTGTTAATGATCTCATTAAAGTCActtattaaaaactaaaaattaaaaaaaaaaattaaggctTGTCTTAATCCAAGAGACAAGATACAATATAATAGCCTAATGCTTAACTGTAATTATACCTTCATTGTTAAGATGCAGATAATATGttagtgttttgtttaaaaGTGAAATTCTGACTTCACTTTTATTAATACTAATTGATGAGTCTCAGCAGCATTTTcggaaaagaaaaatatccagAAACAAGGCTCAAATATGTGGAATAAGGTGCACATTTGAAACATATCTGAAGAAATGTCATAAATACTCTTGATTATCTTTTATTAAGAGCTGGGCAGGAACACAAGAGAAAGAGAACATGTCATGTCACTGGATGACAAAATGAGTGACGAACTGGCTGCAGCCGGCACACTGCAGGATCAAAGGTTTGGTGGTGTAGTCTTCACTGTGGGTGGTGCTGACGTGCTGACGGGCCTGTGGAAACCTGATGTTGCTCTATTTTATTAAcagaaagagaggcagacaaTGGCATAtgagtgatgagaaaaataGGAGCCCATGTACAAAGAGACATACATAGGGACGCATCATGTCAGCATCAGTAATCAAACGTGCAACCCTCTAATAACTAAAACTGCTATTTGTACCAATGCTTTCACCATCATTTTATTTGCCAATTTTAATGGCaatatttttgatttaagaGGTTGATCTCTCACCCTCGGGTGTGACAGAGGTGTATGTCTGCAGGTCTTCAAAGGGAGGTAGTCAGTCTTGGTGGTGCTGAGGTTCAGCCCATGTTCTGTCAAACagatttaacacatttaacatCTACACGCACCtccctttaaacacacaaacacaaccaaattGTCACCTGGTCCACTCAGTATCTTGATCGGCTGGTGGATAGCAGGTCTGGCTCGCTCTCCTTCCTGTTTGCTGTAGTGTTCTTTGGCCGTGGTTGTGTAGTAGAGGCCTGACAGGCAGGGTGGGCTGAATTGTACATGGCTTTTTGTGATCAGGTCATGCTCAGGTACGTTCACTGGACTCACTGTGAAGTTCAGCTACAGGGAGGAACAGTCAGCATGATGAAATAGGACATAATAAGATCTTTTCGCATAACAAACTTGTCAAAATGAACCAACGTCTGTAAGAAATAAGTACAAAGGTAATAAGTAAGTAAAACATCTGTTATCTCACATTGGAGAATGAGATTCTGTTGGTGGTGACAGACATCCTGTCTTTGTTGCACCTCATACCAATTTCCCCCTTGGGTAAGGAACTGGAAAATTCGTTTCTCCTTGCCAGAACAACTCGATCTCCTGGGAAATCAACCAAAGAGACTAATCCAGGAAGGATAGTGAAAACAGATTAATAGAGAAATGTTCAattgttttagaaaaaaggTAAGATTAAGGATTAGGTAAACACTACGTCCCAGTGTCCCAGTAATTAAACTATCAATTGTACAGTCACACAGGCGAAGTCACCTGTAAAACCTTGGAAGACAATACTAGTGTCAACATGAATGTGATGTACAGAAAACTGCTTTCTTGATcatttaagtttaagtttaactCGCTCTACATGCAAGAAAATTAGTTGGCCTCCAAGTGCCTTAAGTAGTTAAAagttcctgtgtgtttttattacagagGTGTAGGTGTACATGTGTGTCATATAATTAGATCATTTTAATCTTAGCTAGGGTTAATGCATGATGACTTTCTTGTGTCTAGATattaacacagaaaacactcacCTGGCTTGCGGTAACAAAAATCTTCTCTGGACGTGGACGACCATGAGTCTTTCAAGAACTTTCCAAGGTTGAGCTTCAAACGCTCTCTCACTACAGGTAGCCTGTAGTAAAACCACAGATAATGCTTACATTTGCGTGGGGATAAACTCAACGCCAGATATGCAGAGCTTTCAAATGTAATGTAACTTTAGACCTCTTGACATCCCAAGTCAAAACATGCAGTGAGAACAGATCTGAAAAGAGATGTGATGGGTGACACCAGCCATGGGTTTCCCTGCTATTTGACGTCTCATTGTATAGGATATAAACTGAATCACGTGAGGGAAAAACAACAGAGCCACAGACCTGCAGGCAGTGGGCCGGCTGAATGACGCAGCGTGGGTCGTCTCTCTTTCTACAATCTTTACAGGATCACCCATAGCCACAAAGGAGGTGTGCTGTTAGAGGACATAGTGGAAACAGTTACAGTCATGGTCGTGTGCCGATAACACCTACTTCATGGAGAGCTTCACAAAAAGGTCAACACCCTTGTTGCTCTTGTGTCTACTTAAAGCTGGCGGTGCTGGTATTCCAGGTCATAGTGTCAAATAGTAGTGAGTATACAGTACTTCAGCCTGCATTCTAGGTTAACCCGAGTCTGTCTATGAAGTCTGAGAAAATTGTCTGTACTGAATTGTAGCTTctagtttttttagttttttaaacacattgacAACCAGTTTACGATTGTTTCTAAATGTACTTAATCTGCTGTGACTAAACCATTTctaatacaaaatacaatttaaacctatgagaaaataaattcatacacttaaaaaaaaattgggttCCACAGGGTGTAACATTTTGCAAAATGGATATCAGAAAGTAGTTGCACCACTGAACACtgttaaatgattttatatcatatttttaaataattgttacTGATACAGAAACGTGTAAGAAGTATTTTAATGTCATCACTATCTTCAGCTACTTTGGCTTGTTTATATATCTGAATCTATAACAAAATGATGGTATATTGTTTGTCGATTATATTGAGGTGAGCTGTGGTTGACCTATGATAAACTCTTCTTTTGAACAGTCACTTTATCAGCAGCAAGCAGAGCAATACATTACAGTAGAACAGGATGTCAACCTAACCACACTTATGGGACCATCTATGCATGCATGAACATATCGGCATAGAGCAATATGTTGCCAGGTGCACTGTTTTGTAAGATCGttcattatgttgtttttgtttgtttgttgttttcttttattggcACTTGCACATACGTACATTGTATGTAATCAATAAATGTCAGTTGtgctttgaattgaatttgtcTAATGCAGCAACACTGACTGAGCCAAGAAAAATTTCCATATGAGGAAAATAAAGTATATCGTATCATATCGcatcatatcgtatcgtattgtaTCGTTTAAATAAATCGAATCATTTCAAATTGAATCGAATCGTACCGTAGCATTATATGTGAATTTGTGCAAATATACAGTGTATCATACTGTTGAATTTTAAATTAAGGTTTTAGGATACTTTACTTTCTGTTAATCCATTTATATATACAATGCACACGTTATATCTAACCACAGACAGCATTTcttttgatgtggtgttgtATACATCTAACACCTGTTTCACCTCTCCATGAATCCCTCACCCAGTAAACCAGGAGGCTGTCCCCACGTGCTCCAATAGgattttgaatgtaaaatcttaatctcaCATTTCACCCTGAAATGTGTTGTAGTGGAGGTCTGGAAAGCAGGAGAAAATGGATGTACTGCTTGATATGACGCTTAAGTGAATGTGTAAGTATACTTTTCACGAGTGTCATTTTTCAGCTCTTctgttgaaaaatgttaaatttggTCTTTACAGTTAGGATTCTGCATTATATCTGAGCTTAAATCAGAGACGAATGGTTGAAATTGCCTCCAGTGCAAGGTAGAGGGTagtctctttcttttttttttctttcttataaCTTTTGAAACAGCTAAATCGGTTAAGTTGTATGGTAACAGTTTCCCTCAAGAGTCTGCAGGTTTTCAGTCAAGCCGGGTAATGTTTGGTTGGAATAAAACCCTTCTTTGATCATAATATCTCCTGa
This window of the Pagrus major chromosome 11, Pma_NU_1.0 genome carries:
- the LOC141004322 gene encoding uncharacterized protein; translation: MGDPVKIVERETTHAASFSRPTACRLPVVRERLKLNLGKFLKDSWSSTSREDFCYRKPGDRVVLARRNEFSSSLPKGEIGMRCNKDRMSVTTNRISFSNLNFTVSPVNVPEHDLITKSHVQFSPPCLSGLYYTTTAKEHYSKQEGERARPAIHQPIKILSGPEHGLNLSTTKTDYLPLKTCRHTPLSHPRSNIRFPQARQHVSTTHSEDYTTKPLILQCAGCSQFVTHFVIQ